In the Natrinema sp. CBA1119 genome, CGGTTCCGGTTCGCGATGGCCGTCCGACTCGCCACTGGTATCGGAATCCGCACCGAGGTCGGGCGCGTCATCCCCGTCTCGCGTTTCGGCCAGCGTTCGGTCGGTGACTCGCCGCAGCGCGTCCGGACGGCCGAGCACGTAGGCGATATCGCCGACCGCGAGTCGAACGTCGCCCGCTGGCAGTGGCAGGTGCTCGTCGCCATCCTCGCTCTCGCGCTCGAGGGCCACCACGAGCACCGGCAGCGCGTCGACCGGCAGGCCGGCGAGCGGGTCGTCCGATTCGACGGCGACCGTCGTCACCGTCTCGTCGGCCGCCCGGAGCAGGGAGACGAGGTCCCGTTCGGCGTCGGGACTGCCCGGCAGCGTCGCGAGCCGGTACTCACGATCGGGCTCGAGGTCTCGCGCGTCCTCGGCGTCGAGGGCGACGGTCACGACGTCGGCGGCGGTCGCTCGGAGTTCCCCGCCGGCGACGCGCCGCGCGGTGGTGCTCTCCTCGTCGCGGGCCCAGATCCGGACCGCATCGCCCGGACTGGCGTCGGCAGCGGGATCGCCCGCGAACGCGACGGCGACGGTCCCCGGCGCGAGCGTCGGGCCGATCCCCGCCGGCCGACTTCCGATGGCGAGGTAGCCGACTGACCCGTCGGGCTCGAGGTCGACGTCGACGTGGCCGATCCCGAAGTCGTGCTCGAGGCGGGCGATCAGCCGCTCGCGCCGTTCCTCGACGGTCAGCCGTCGGGGAAAGAGGAACGTCTGGCCCGCCACCTCCGCTTTCACCGAGTCGTCGACGGGGTCGTAGCCATCGATATCGCCGATCTCCTCGGGCAGTTCGACCGTGACGACGCGACCGGCCGACCGGACGAGCTGCGTGACCTCCGTGATCGTCCGCGGGGTGGCGACCATGAACACGTCCCGCGCGAGGTAGTCGCCCAGCCGTCGCCCGGCGTCGGCGGCGATCGCGCTGGCGACGAACGCGGCGACGGTGTAGATCGCGGTTCCGGGCTCGAGCAGGCCCGTGTTACCGATGATCGCCTGAGAGAGCGCGGTCTGGGTGTTCAGCCAGATCGCGACGAGCGCGACGCCGACGAGGACCGCGACGCCCTCGGGAATCTCGTCGGCACTGTACCAGCGGTAGGTGAACGCCACGCCGGCTCCCGCTCCGGCCGAGAGCAGGGCGAAGCCGAGGATTCGAACGAGCGCTTCCACGAGCGTCTCGGTGGGGACCAGCTGGGCGACGACGAGATCTATCACGACCGGTCACCGCCGTCGCGGCCGTCGCCGTCGGTCGGGGGACGACGCTCGATCGGGGGAGGACGCTCGGACGGGGCGACGAGACGCCGGATCATCGAGCGATCGCCTCCACGAACGCCTCGGTCGCGTCGTCCGGTCCCGCGACGAACGCCTCGTCGCCGGTCTCGAGTCGCCGTTCGATGCCGGGACCGAACACCCAGCCGTGGCGACGACCGCCGGTCTCGCTGCCCTGTCGTCGCACCGCCAGAATCGTCACGTCCGCCGTCGACGGGGTCGCGTCGAAATCGGTCGCTTCGTCGTCGGAACCAGTCGCGCCGACGGTGAACCGTCGGATGGCGTACCCCTCGCGTTTGACCAGCGCGAGCGCCTCGAACTCGCGGCTCGTTCCCCGCGACCGCACGACGAGTCGCGGCGACTCGATCTCGAGGATCGGTTTCACGTCCCGTCGAGCGACGGCGATGGTCACCCGTCCCGGGCCGCCGGCGGTCGCCGCGTTCGGTTTCGGATCGGCTATCGCGGACTCGGCGTCCTCCCCGCCGTCGGTCGCCACCTCGTCGACGGAGGTATCGAGCGCGGCGTCCGCGGCGCGTTCATCGTCGATCTCGGACCGAGCGCTCAGTACCGTGCCGGTGATCGAGCGCTCGCCGGCGCGAACGGTCACCTCGTCGCCTCGAGCGATCCCCGTCGGGACGAGCGTCGCGATCGAGACGGCGCGTTGGCCTGCCGGCACCCGTCGCGAGAGGCTTCCGGACGGCGGTGCCGCGACGATCGTCGCCCGGCCCCGTTCGTCCATGGCGACGTCGACGTCCGCGAGGTCGTGGTCCGTTCGCAGCCGTTCCTCGATCCGGGCCTCGAGCTCCGAGAGGGGGAGATCGGCCGGGAGCCGCCACGAGCCGGCTTTGAGGGCCTCTCGGAGGGACGGCGACAGCGGCGGGTAGCCTTCCATGTCGTGGATCTCGCCGGTGGGGCGGACCGTCACCTGGCCGACCGAGCCGACGAGTTCGACGACGTCGGCGGAGAGCGTCCGCTGCCGGAGGCGGGTAAAGGAGAGCCGGCGCGGGAGCTCCGCGCCGAGTTTATCGCCCTGGTTGTGCGCGTAGAGCGCGAGCATGAGGACGACCAGCACGGCTATCAGCAGCCGCGGTGACTGGGCGATGGTCGGTTCGACGAGTCCCAGCAGACCGCCCTGCACGCTGGCGATCGAGAGCGCGAGGACGACGACACCGAACCCGGGCAGGGTCACACCGGTGAAATAACGCACGAGAAAGCCGAGCGAGCCGGCGACGAACGCGGGGACGATACCGGTCAGGAGACCGAGATAGAGGCCGAGCAGCACTTCGACCAGCAGATTGCCCGGAATCGATTGCATTGTGGGGGAGTGGGACGGGATCGTTAAATTTGCACCGACAGGCGCATCCGTATCCGTTTCGGGTTCGGTACACGGCCCCCTGGCCGGAAGCGAGACGGGGACGTTTAACTAACACCACCGCCGACCGGTGTGTATGGTCGACGACCGGTCGCCTCGAGCGTGGCTCCCGCACAACTGGCGGCGAGTCTTCACGACGCGCGCAGCCATCGTGCTCGTCCTGCTCGTCGCGCTGCTCTCGGTCGCAACCGCAGTCTTCAACATCGGGACCAACGCCGTGGGCGGCCCGCTCGAGGAGTACGTTCCCGTCGCGGTCCAGAGCGCCGCCGCGTTCACCGGCGCGCTCACGGGGTTCATGATGGTCGGGAGCGCGCTCGCGCTCCGACGTGGTCTCCGAACCGGCTGGTGGGCGTCGCTGTTACTACTCCCGCTGACCGCCGCCCAGGGGTTGCTCCAGTCGAGTCCGTACTCGTTCCCGCTGGTCGTCCTCTCGATCGTTTCGATGCCGATTCTGCTGGTGACCCGCAAGCGGTTCGACAAACCGCTCGCCCTGTCGACGACGCAGATCGCGGCCGGCGCATCGCTCGTCGGCGTCCAGCTGTACGGCACCATCGGCGGCTACGCGCTCCGGGAGGAGTTCGACGGCATCAACAGCATCGTCGACGCCTTCTACTTCACGCTGATCACCTCGAGTACGGTCGGGTACGGAGACGTAACGCCGAACCAGGGCTCGACCGAGGCGATGCTGTTTACCATGTCGGTGCTCCTCCTGGGAGTCGCCAGCTTCGGTATCGCCATCGGGGCGCTCGTCGGTCCCGTCATCCAGGATCGCATCACCAAGACACTCGGAAAAATGACCGAATCACAGCTCCAACTGCTCGACGAGCACATCCTCGTGCTCGGCTACGGCGAACTGACGGAACCGATCGTCGACGAACTCGCGGACAGCGGCCGGGAGTTCGTCGTCGTCACCAGCGACCGGGAGGTCGCGACGCCGCTCACTGACCGAGACATTCCGGTGGTCAACGGCGACCCCAGCGACGAGGAACCGCTCCAGCGTGCGAAGATCGACCGCGCAGCCGCGATCCTCGTCGCCACGAACCACGACGCCGAGGACGCGCTGACCGTCCTCACCGCCCGCGAACTCGCCCCGAACACCCGCATCGTCGCCGCCGCGACCGACCGCGAGAACGTCAAGAAACTCGAGCGCGCCGGCGCGGACGCGGTGATCAGTCCCTCGCAACTCGGCGGCCACCTGCTCGTTCGATCGGCGCTGGGAAGCGACGAGAGCGGGTTGATCGATCGGATCCTCGAGCGGGAGTGAAATCCTTGCAGAGTAAACAAACGGATTCGTTTTGATCCAATCGCGTAGAACACGTTCAGCACGTCGAAGAGACGTATCACTCCGAACTAATCAACCGACGTGCGGTGGCGCGCGCTGGGCCGCGGCGAACAGATTGTGAGCCGCGGTCTGAAGCCGTGTGAGGGATGAGTGAGCGCCGTCAGGCGCGATCGAATCGGCTGGGGAGGGCGTGGCGCTTCCCTGTTGCCACGATAGCAGGACGCTTCGTCTCACCCAATCCCATCAAAATGCACGCAGTTCCAGCAGAAGACGGTATCACAGACGCAAACGTCCGCTAGCGGTGGCGTCCGCGGTGGACGATCGCCACGTCCGCCTCGAGATCACTGAGCTTCCGAAACGTCGGCGGCGAGACGAACCGCGAGGCGGCCGACCGGTCGGTACTCGAGCCGACGAAACAGACGTCGTACCGGGGCGCGACCCGAGACAGGTAGGACTCGACCGACGCGTTGGCGACGTGGGTCTCGAAGCGGCCCGAGAACGCGTCGACGAGGTCCGCGAGCGTCCCCTCGGCCGCGCGGCGGCGCGACTCGCGGTCGATACAGGTGCAGACGCTGATCGGTCGGCCGGACCCGGTCACCCGGATCGCGAAGTCCAGCATCGCTCGAGCGGTGTCACCGGCACCGCGGACCGCGACCAAACTGGTCTCCCACCGCCGTCGCGGGCTCCCGTTCGAGCGGAACGCGATCACGTCGATCTCGCTGTCGAACAGGCCCGTGAGAAACGATGAGAGGCCCCCACTCTCGCGTTCGGCGTACGGTGCGACGATGAGATCGCAATTCTGCTGGCGGGCGGTCTGCAGGGTAAGCCCGGCGGACTGCCCGCCGCCGGCCGCGACGACGACCTCGCAGGGGACGTCGTACGCGTCCGCGAGTTCGTCCGCGAACGACTCGAGGCGCTGCCCGGCGTCGCTGGCCGCGCGTTCGGCCGGGGCCAGTTCCTCGCTCCCGTCGTCCGCGGCGGCCTCGGTACCGGCGGGATCGTCGTGCTGCTCGGCGTCGTCCTCGTCGACCACGTCGAAGAGGACCACCTTCCCGGCGTCGTGTGCGCCGGCGATCGACGCGGCGAAGCGGGCGACCGTCTCGCCGCCGTCAGCCATCGGAACGAGGACGTGATCGTCGCCGCCAGTCGTCCCGTAGAGGTACTGCGCGCGCTGCTCGTAGAAGTGACTCCGCCAGAGGACGAACGCGCTCGCGACGAACGAGCTCGTGACGACGATGCCCAACACGTAGGCGAACTGCGCATTTCCGGTCACGAGCACGAGCAAGGCGGTCGAAAACGCCGTCGGTTCCTCGAGGTCAAGCCCCCACGTACAGAGCCCGGTAAAGAAGATAGCGAGGGCGGCCCCGACCGCGCTGACACCGCCGCCGGTCAGTCCGGCCGCGGCCGTGAGTTCGAGCGCGAGCCAGCCACAGAGCGCGCCGACGGTCATGCCACCGACGAACTTCCACGGCGTGGCGTACTTCCCCTCCGGATCGGCGAAGAGCGTGTACGTGCCCGACGCCAGCGGCGGAAACAGCAGGAACGAGATCTCCGCCGTCATGTTTGTCAGCCACGTCACCGCCGCGATCAACAGCGGGACGAACACCAGGACCGAGAGATGGAGGAGGTTCCCGGTGTGCTCGAGCCACCGGACGAAGGAATCGAGTTCGCGTCGCTCCAGCCGTCGCAGTCGACTCGCGAGCGCGTGCAGTCGCGCTCGCACCCCCTCGAGCATAGGAATCCGTTGCTCGCGGATCGACCAAAACTGTTCGGCTTCGCTCGGGAGTTATAGAAGTATAAATTCTTACATCTGTATACGGTAGATACTGACTAGTAATATTGAAACTCTTTTGTACGTAGTATAAATAGACATAATATGTGTGAAGAAGTTTCAAGTCGCTGGTTCTGATTTTAGTT is a window encoding:
- a CDS encoding TrkA C-terminal domain-containing protein — protein: MIDLVVAQLVPTETLVEALVRILGFALLSAGAGAGVAFTYRWYSADEIPEGVAVLVGVALVAIWLNTQTALSQAIIGNTGLLEPGTAIYTVAAFVASAIAADAGRRLGDYLARDVFMVATPRTITEVTQLVRSAGRVVTVELPEEIGDIDGYDPVDDSVKAEVAGQTFLFPRRLTVEERRERLIARLEHDFGIGHVDVDLEPDGSVGYLAIGSRPAGIGPTLAPGTVAVAFAGDPAADASPGDAVRIWARDEESTTARRVAGGELRATAADVVTVALDAEDARDLEPDREYRLATLPGSPDAERDLVSLLRAADETVTTVAVESDDPLAGLPVDALPVLVVALERESEDGDEHLPLPAGDVRLAVGDIAYVLGRPDALRRVTDRTLAETRDGDDAPDLGADSDTSGESDGHREPEPLRDREQPQER
- a CDS encoding potassium transporter TrkA; this translates as MQSIPGNLLVEVLLGLYLGLLTGIVPAFVAGSLGFLVRYFTGVTLPGFGVVVLALSIASVQGGLLGLVEPTIAQSPRLLIAVLVVLMLALYAHNQGDKLGAELPRRLSFTRLRQRTLSADVVELVGSVGQVTVRPTGEIHDMEGYPPLSPSLREALKAGSWRLPADLPLSELEARIEERLRTDHDLADVDVAMDERGRATIVAAPPSGSLSRRVPAGQRAVSIATLVPTGIARGDEVTVRAGERSITGTVLSARSEIDDERAADAALDTSVDEVATDGGEDAESAIADPKPNAATAGGPGRVTIAVARRDVKPILEIESPRLVVRSRGTSREFEALALVKREGYAIRRFTVGATGSDDEATDFDATPSTADVTILAVRRQGSETGGRRHGWVFGPGIERRLETGDEAFVAGPDDATEAFVEAIAR
- a CDS encoding NAD-binding protein, with product MVDDRSPRAWLPHNWRRVFTTRAAIVLVLLVALLSVATAVFNIGTNAVGGPLEEYVPVAVQSAAAFTGALTGFMMVGSALALRRGLRTGWWASLLLLPLTAAQGLLQSSPYSFPLVVLSIVSMPILLVTRKRFDKPLALSTTQIAAGASLVGVQLYGTIGGYALREEFDGINSIVDAFYFTLITSSTVGYGDVTPNQGSTEAMLFTMSVLLLGVASFGIAIGALVGPVIQDRITKTLGKMTESQLQLLDEHILVLGYGELTEPIVDELADSGREFVVVTSDREVATPLTDRDIPVVNGDPSDEEPLQRAKIDRAAAILVATNHDAEDALTVLTARELAPNTRIVAAATDRENVKKLERAGADAVISPSQLGGHLLVRSALGSDESGLIDRILERE
- a CDS encoding HPP family protein → MLEGVRARLHALASRLRRLERRELDSFVRWLEHTGNLLHLSVLVFVPLLIAAVTWLTNMTAEISFLLFPPLASGTYTLFADPEGKYATPWKFVGGMTVGALCGWLALELTAAAGLTGGGVSAVGAALAIFFTGLCTWGLDLEEPTAFSTALLVLVTGNAQFAYVLGIVVTSSFVASAFVLWRSHFYEQRAQYLYGTTGGDDHVLVPMADGGETVARFAASIAGAHDAGKVVLFDVVDEDDAEQHDDPAGTEAAADDGSEELAPAERAASDAGQRLESFADELADAYDVPCEVVVAAGGGQSAGLTLQTARQQNCDLIVAPYAERESGGLSSFLTGLFDSEIDVIAFRSNGSPRRRWETSLVAVRGAGDTARAMLDFAIRVTGSGRPISVCTCIDRESRRRAAEGTLADLVDAFSGRFETHVANASVESYLSRVAPRYDVCFVGSSTDRSAASRFVSPPTFRKLSDLEADVAIVHRGRHR